A DNA window from Ornithobacterium rhinotracheale DSM 15997 contains the following coding sequences:
- a CDS encoding master DNA invertase Mpi family serine-type recombinase: protein MIYGYIRVSTDKQTVENQRYEINNFCEKQEILINKWIEETISGSKKVEERKLGKLLKKMKPGDILICSELSRLGRNLLMIMGVLNECMNRDIQVWTIKDNYRLGSDINSKVLAFAFGLSAEIERNLISQRTKEALARKRAEGVVLGRPKGSKSSKTKLTGQEKKIQELLEKKVSYSAIGRILGVHRLTVSSFVKRQNMEKIEF from the coding sequence ATGATTTACGGTTACATCAGAGTAAGCACAGACAAGCAAACAGTGGAAAATCAACGCTATGAAATCAACAATTTTTGCGAAAAACAAGAAATCCTAATCAATAAATGGATAGAGGAAACTATCTCTGGCTCCAAAAAAGTAGAGGAGAGAAAGCTGGGAAAGCTGCTAAAGAAAATGAAGCCAGGAGATATTTTGATTTGCTCGGAGCTTTCACGTTTGGGACGGAATTTATTAATGATCATGGGGGTGCTAAACGAGTGTATGAACAGAGATATCCAAGTCTGGACGATAAAAGATAATTATCGATTAGGGAGCGATATTAATTCAAAAGTATTGGCATTTGCTTTTGGGTTATCGGCAGAGATAGAGCGTAATCTAATTTCTCAGCGTACCAAGGAAGCTTTAGCGCGTAAGAGAGCAGAGGGCGTAGTTCTCGGAAGACCCAAGGGGAGTAAATCGTCCAAAACCAAACTTACCGGTCAAGAGAAAAAAATACAAGAATTATTAGAAAAAAAAGTTTCGTATTCGGCAATTGGTAGAATTTTGGGTGTTCATCGTCTCACTGTTTCAAGTTTTGTTAAGCGACAAAATATGGAAAAAATAGAATTTTAA
- a CDS encoding BREX-1 system adenine-specific DNA-methyltransferase PglX: MRGRDIKRYSYEFADLYLLFIPWHFPLHEDTTIKGASLKAEKEFEKQYPAVYNHLLKYKDRLCKRNKAETGIRYEWYALQRWGANYWEDFYKQKIVWKRVGSKIRFSFDENHLFALDSTCFATGKFMKFLVAFLNSSIGNYMLKDSPKTGTGDLLISVQAISPLLIPKPKSETLKKIEKLIENIISLNKKDFFKEEEKIDNILNEIYNFTEEEINYIKDKL; encoded by the coding sequence TTGCGTGGAAGAGATATAAAGCGATATTCTTATGAATTTGCGGATTTATATCTTCTTTTTATTCCTTGGCATTTCCCATTGCATGAAGATACGACCATAAAAGGAGCTTCTCTTAAAGCAGAAAAAGAATTTGAAAAACAATACCCAGCTGTTTATAATCACTTACTTAAATACAAAGATAGATTATGTAAAAGAAATAAGGCTGAAACAGGAATAAGATATGAATGGTATGCTCTTCAGCGTTGGGGAGCAAATTATTGGGAGGATTTTTATAAACAAAAAATTGTTTGGAAAAGAGTCGGCTCTAAAATTCGTTTTTCATTCGATGAAAATCATTTATTTGCATTAGATAGTACTTGTTTTGCTACTGGTAAATTTATGAAATTTTTAGTAGCATTTTTAAATTCATCAATAGGGAACTACATGTTAAAAGATTCTCCTAAAACAGGGACAGGAGATTTGCTTATTAGTGTGCAAGCTATATCCCCCCTTTTAATCCCTAAGCCTAAATCTGAAACTTTAAAGAAAATAGAAAAACTCATTGAAAATATTATATCATTGAATAAAAAAGATTTTTTCAAAGAAGAAGAAAAAATAGATAATATTTTAAATGAAATTTACAACTTCACAGAAGAAGAAATTAATTACATAAAAGATAAATTATGA
- a CDS encoding Eco57I restriction-modification methylase domain-containing protein, translated as MKTQEAFKKYFSTAYQGSKDFVQNVIFPIFGEDNYKESYEYDVLTENKDLKKLADRSGIVSVKAIGSIELTAYSIQVFDIQVRENMQLGRSKVNIQAVVRRITETYQGAFMIFHHLDNASEWRFSFFDRGADNKEVTSAKRYTYLVGEGQQCRTVAERFEKLAQINKIKRTDIIEAFSVESLSKEFYNELFAWYQWVLSEQVGITFPNNIDNPDDDRWKLEEQVIRLITRLLFVWFIKQKGLVPDILFKEKNLSEILKEFQPESAEQGNYYNAILQNLFFATLNKAISERGFAKLKNKRDIKTLYRYAEMFQEESEDKILSLFTPVPFLNGGLFECLDKEISTDGVRYHLDGFSRNDKKSANGHFKYRAFIPNIVFFDKQKGIIPLLKKYNFTVEENSPSEVQVALDPELLGNVFENLLGAYNPETKESARKQSGSFYTPKDVVAYMVDESLKVYLEQALEGYPTISQEVVEQLFESDSLPEVLEQNHDLCEEVAEKLRAVKILDPACGSGAFPMGILNRMVEILEKLDARNEKTIYEQKLHLIEKCIYGVDIQTIASQISKLRFFISLIVEQESKLDIDNAAQNYNIKTLPNLETKFVTANTLLGVKKKNIQLNLFENTEIEDTKQELLTIRKNHFYAQTAHSKKQLREQDAKLREKLIKLLKENHEFAPEDAIQFSHWNPYDQNASSPFFDPDWMFGIEQGFDIVIGNPPYIQLMKDGGALSKIYEKCNFQTFVRTGDIYQLFYERGWQLLKEKGTLCYITSNKWMRAGYGEKTRKFFAEKTNPKILIDFAGQKIFESATVDTNILLFAKEKNTFKTKACVIKESVLNKLSDYFNQNANFISFSSKDSWVILSPIEQQIKSKIEKIGIPLKDWDVQINYGIKTGYNDAFIISGSKKDEILANCKTEEERKKTAEIIRPILRGRDIKRYGYDFADLWLINTHNGIKEKGIKPINIDDYPAIKKHLDQYWSRLEKRADQGVTPYNLRNCAYMEDFYKQKIMYSEIVREPQFYLDETGKFYPEATTFIMTGSNIEYLYHLLNSNVVTYFFKEFYAGGGLGNEGYRYKKVFLEKLPIPKNTLNIEVSEINIDNYLYNLYGFTDEEIKFLNEQFK; from the coding sequence ATGAAAACTCAAGAAGCATTTAAAAAATATTTTAGTACAGCTTATCAAGGATCTAAAGATTTTGTACAAAATGTAATCTTTCCCATTTTTGGGGAAGATAATTACAAAGAATCTTATGAATACGATGTGCTTACAGAAAATAAAGATTTAAAAAAATTAGCAGATCGTTCTGGAATAGTAAGCGTAAAAGCCATTGGGAGTATCGAGCTTACAGCTTATAGTATTCAAGTTTTTGATATACAAGTTAGAGAAAATATGCAACTTGGGCGTTCTAAGGTGAATATACAGGCTGTAGTGCGTAGAATTACTGAAACTTACCAAGGTGCCTTTATGATTTTTCACCATCTAGACAACGCCAGCGAATGGCGATTTAGCTTCTTTGATCGTGGTGCAGATAATAAAGAAGTAACCTCAGCCAAGCGATATACCTATCTTGTAGGGGAAGGGCAACAGTGTAGAACGGTAGCCGAGCGTTTCGAGAAATTAGCCCAAATCAATAAAATCAAAAGAACAGATATCATAGAGGCGTTTTCTGTGGAATCGCTTAGCAAAGAGTTTTATAATGAGTTATTTGCTTGGTATCAGTGGGTGTTATCGGAGCAGGTGGGAATTACTTTCCCCAATAATATAGACAATCCAGATGATGATCGATGGAAGCTTGAGGAGCAAGTTATACGACTTATTACTAGATTACTGTTTGTGTGGTTCATTAAACAAAAGGGACTTGTGCCAGACATTCTTTTTAAAGAGAAAAATCTTTCAGAAATTTTAAAAGAATTTCAGCCAGAAAGCGCAGAGCAGGGTAATTATTATAATGCTATTTTGCAAAATTTATTCTTTGCAACGCTTAATAAAGCAATAAGTGAGAGAGGTTTTGCTAAGTTAAAGAATAAGAGAGATATTAAGACGCTTTATCGCTATGCAGAAATGTTTCAGGAAGAATCGGAGGACAAGATTCTATCGCTCTTTACTCCAGTTCCTTTTTTGAATGGAGGGCTATTTGAGTGTCTTGATAAAGAAATTTCTACCGATGGCGTTCGTTATCATTTAGACGGATTTAGCCGAAACGATAAAAAATCAGCCAATGGACATTTTAAATACAGAGCGTTTATTCCAAATATCGTATTTTTCGATAAACAAAAAGGGATAATCCCATTATTGAAGAAATATAACTTTACCGTAGAAGAAAATTCCCCAAGCGAGGTGCAAGTGGCACTAGACCCAGAGCTATTGGGGAATGTATTTGAAAACTTGCTAGGCGCCTACAATCCAGAAACCAAAGAATCTGCCCGCAAGCAGTCAGGCTCATTCTATACGCCTAAGGATGTTGTAGCTTATATGGTAGATGAGAGTCTTAAAGTATATCTAGAACAAGCCCTGGAAGGATACCCTACAATTAGCCAAGAAGTTGTAGAGCAGTTGTTTGAATCCGATAGTTTGCCAGAAGTATTAGAGCAAAATCATGATTTGTGCGAAGAAGTCGCAGAGAAGCTCAGAGCCGTTAAAATTTTAGATCCAGCCTGTGGTTCGGGAGCATTTCCTATGGGAATTCTCAATCGTATGGTAGAAATTTTAGAAAAATTAGACGCTAGAAACGAAAAAACGATTTATGAGCAAAAATTGCATTTAATCGAGAAATGTATCTATGGAGTAGATATCCAGACGATAGCCTCTCAAATAAGTAAACTTCGTTTCTTCATTTCGTTGATTGTAGAGCAAGAAAGCAAATTAGACATAGATAATGCTGCCCAAAATTATAATATAAAAACATTACCAAACCTAGAAACCAAGTTTGTAACTGCAAACACTTTGCTAGGCGTAAAAAAGAAAAATATACAATTAAATCTTTTTGAAAATACAGAAATAGAAGATACGAAGCAAGAATTGCTCACAATTCGCAAAAATCACTTCTATGCCCAGACGGCTCATTCGAAAAAGCAACTTAGAGAGCAAGACGCTAAACTGAGAGAAAAGTTGATAAAGCTACTGAAAGAAAATCATGAATTTGCACCAGAAGATGCAATACAATTTTCGCATTGGAATCCATATGACCAAAATGCCAGTTCTCCTTTTTTTGATCCAGATTGGATGTTTGGTATAGAGCAAGGTTTTGACATCGTCATCGGAAACCCGCCTTATATACAACTGATGAAAGATGGAGGAGCGCTTTCTAAAATATATGAAAAATGTAATTTTCAAACCTTTGTAAGGACAGGGGACATCTATCAGCTATTTTATGAGCGTGGTTGGCAACTATTAAAAGAGAAGGGCACACTTTGCTACATTACATCAAATAAGTGGATGCGAGCGGGCTACGGAGAAAAAACGCGTAAATTTTTTGCAGAAAAAACCAACCCAAAAATACTAATTGATTTTGCAGGGCAAAAAATATTTGAATCTGCAACAGTAGATACCAATATTTTGCTATTTGCCAAAGAAAAAAATACCTTTAAAACAAAAGCCTGTGTCATCAAAGAAAGCGTGTTAAATAAATTGAGCGATTATTTTAATCAAAATGCCAATTTTATATCATTTTCATCCAAAGATAGCTGGGTGATTTTATCTCCAATTGAACAGCAAATTAAATCTAAAATTGAGAAAATTGGTATTCCATTAAAAGATTGGGATGTACAAATAAATTATGGTATCAAAACAGGCTATAACGACGCCTTTATAATATCTGGTAGCAAAAAAGATGAAATTCTTGCAAATTGCAAAACCGAAGAAGAACGAAAAAAAACTGCCGAAATTATAAGACCTATTTTAAGGGGCAGAGACATCAAAAGATACGGCTACGATTTTGCCGATTTATGGCTAATTAACACGCATAACGGAATTAAGGAAAAAGGCATAAAGCCTATAAATATAGACGATTACCCCGCTATTAAAAAGCATTTAGACCAGTATTGGAGTCGCTTAGAAAAGAGAGCCGACCAAGGCGTAACTCCCTACAATCTTAGAAATTGTGCATATATGGAGGATTTTTATAAACAAAAAATAATGTACAGTGAAATAGTAAGAGAGCCCCAGTTTTATTTAGATGAAACTGGGAAATTTTATCCTGAAGCAACTACATTTATAATGACAGGAAGTAACATAGAATATCTATATCATTTACTAAATTCGAATGTTGTTACGTATTTCTTTAAGGAATTTTATGCTGGTGGAGGTTTAGGAAATGAAGGGTATCGATATAAAAAAGTGTTTTTAGAAAAGTTGCCAATCCCCAAAAACACTTTAAATATCGAGGTATCCGAAATCAACATAGACAATTATCTTTATAATTTATATGGATTTACAGATGAGGAGATTAAATTTTTAAATGAACAATTTAAATAA
- a CDS encoding S46 family peptidase, translating into MKKSIFSIAMLLIGSLAWADEGMWLMTFIERLKYTDWQKEGLHLTPEEIYSVNNASLKDAVVSFNGYCTGELVSDKGLIFTNHHCGYETIAELSTPENDYLNNGFWAKSHEEELKPESLYVRFLVRMGDATDRILKKLNPNMSEDERQAVIKAEFKAIDNENNENGKYIVETKSFFGGNEFYYFVYQDYTDVRLVGTPPQSIGKFGGTTDNWEWPRHTGDFSIFRVYGDKDGNPAPYSKDNVPLKPKYSLPIKLTGVQPNDFAMTIGYPGSTQRYMTSFGIEQALDIEFPAWIEAAGAARSAIKENMDRDRKIAIDYASKYASIDNYWKNRIGMSEALKKLNTKGKKIEIEKRFTDWVNQTPERKAKYGKVLESIKYTYENGNEFVKNRTYLIRGILQGSGALRKAYEFGQLFDFYNQQSPENKERILEKLEQNLKEEFSTYNEKTEEDILAATLKVYVDNVSSKYVPAFLVDIKKDYNNDFKAYVVNLFNQSAFTSPSNIISFFKNAKPTDVANDPLYMLAEGIYNAYRNVPAEQKELKDIYAKNYRLFLEGLMASQPNKAFYPDANFTMRLSTGKVIGLPENPKRPSDVKSNYYTTLKGLMRKYLPKDEEWDIPTQLIKLHNTDDFGEYANPDGSMPVAFLTDNDITGGNSGSPVISGNGELIGIAFDGNWEAMSGDIEYEEKLQRTIVVDIRYVLFVIDKFAGAKNLIQEMKLVR; encoded by the coding sequence ATGAAAAAATCTATTTTTAGTATCGCAATGCTCTTAATCGGGAGCCTTGCTTGGGCCGACGAAGGTATGTGGCTCATGACATTTATTGAAAGATTGAAGTACACCGATTGGCAAAAAGAGGGGTTGCACCTTACGCCAGAAGAAATCTACAGCGTGAACAATGCAAGTTTGAAGGATGCTGTGGTGAGCTTCAATGGCTACTGTACTGGTGAATTGGTTTCCGACAAAGGTTTGATTTTCACCAATCACCACTGCGGATACGAAACAATTGCAGAGCTTTCTACTCCAGAGAACGATTATTTAAACAATGGTTTCTGGGCAAAATCTCACGAAGAGGAATTGAAGCCTGAAAGTCTCTATGTTCGTTTTCTTGTACGCATGGGCGATGCTACCGATAGAATTTTGAAAAAATTAAATCCAAACATGTCTGAAGATGAGCGCCAAGCTGTGATTAAAGCAGAGTTTAAAGCCATCGATAATGAAAATAATGAAAACGGAAAATATATCGTAGAAACTAAATCTTTCTTCGGAGGAAATGAATTCTACTATTTCGTGTATCAAGACTATACCGATGTTCGTTTAGTGGGAACGCCGCCACAATCTATTGGTAAATTCGGAGGGACTACAGACAACTGGGAATGGCCTCGCCACACAGGGGACTTTTCTATCTTTAGAGTTTATGGAGACAAAGATGGCAATCCTGCCCCTTACTCAAAAGACAATGTGCCTTTAAAGCCAAAATATTCTTTACCGATTAAGCTTACTGGCGTTCAGCCAAATGATTTCGCAATGACTATCGGGTACCCTGGTAGCACTCAGCGTTATATGACTTCGTTTGGTATTGAGCAAGCTCTTGACATCGAATTCCCTGCTTGGATCGAAGCAGCTGGAGCAGCAAGAAGCGCGATAAAAGAAAACATGGATAGAGATAGAAAGATCGCGATTGATTACGCTTCTAAATACGCTAGCATCGACAACTACTGGAAAAACAGAATAGGCATGAGCGAGGCTTTGAAAAAATTAAATACCAAAGGTAAAAAAATTGAAATCGAAAAGAGATTTACTGATTGGGTAAACCAAACACCTGAGCGCAAAGCCAAATATGGTAAGGTTCTAGAAAGCATTAAATACACTTACGAAAACGGAAACGAATTTGTAAAAAACAGAACTTATCTAATTCGTGGAATTTTACAAGGCAGTGGGGCACTTAGAAAAGCTTATGAGTTTGGGCAATTATTCGATTTCTACAATCAACAATCACCTGAAAACAAAGAGCGTATTCTTGAAAAATTAGAACAAAATCTAAAAGAAGAGTTCTCTACTTATAACGAAAAAACGGAGGAAGACATTCTTGCTGCAACACTTAAAGTCTATGTAGACAATGTTTCTAGCAAATATGTTCCTGCTTTTCTAGTTGATATTAAGAAAGATTACAATAATGACTTTAAAGCTTATGTTGTAAACTTGTTTAATCAATCTGCATTCACCAGCCCATCTAATATCATTAGCTTCTTTAAAAATGCAAAACCTACAGATGTGGCAAACGACCCGCTTTATATGCTTGCAGAAGGCATATACAATGCTTACAGAAATGTCCCTGCAGAACAAAAAGAGCTTAAAGATATTTATGCTAAAAACTATCGCCTATTCCTAGAAGGTCTAATGGCATCTCAGCCAAACAAAGCCTTTTATCCAGATGCCAACTTCACCATGCGATTGAGCACAGGAAAAGTAATCGGATTGCCAGAAAACCCAAAACGCCCAAGCGATGTAAAAAGCAATTACTACACTACGCTAAAAGGCTTGATGCGCAAATATTTACCAAAAGACGAAGAGTGGGATATTCCTACACAACTCATCAAACTACACAACACAGATGACTTTGGAGAATATGCCAACCCAGACGGCTCTATGCCAGTTGCCTTCCTAACAGACAACGACATCACAGGAGGAAACTCTGGTTCGCCAGTAATCAGCGGAAATGGAGAGCTCATCGGTATCGCATTCGACGGGAACTGGGAAGCAATGAGTGGCGACATCGAATACGAAGAAAAATTACAAAGAACCATCGTGGTAGACATCCGCTATGTATTATTTGTGATTGACAAATTCGCAGGAGCTAAAAACCTCATCCAAGAAATGAAATTGGTGAGATAA
- a CDS encoding helicase-related protein, with protein sequence MINKSYCNTLVDNSSGLKMCDVLNDYLQQSSDYKEFCIATGYWDLPGLLLLLPNLIDFIKNGGKLKILIGKEPIVRPYQLKDLEEDDKVFPDFYIKRDIEQLNDTYRECAEFLLENCTEDENSPVEIRIYGQNEKQAFLHSKAYIFRNLLGTKSVGLIGSSNFTKKGLLDNSELNYLETTAHIVEFDNENSPLKGHKKWFYEKWNESERWNGRFIKEVLIKTSIGEKAQKSLEKRKNKLTPYEVYIKLLQHEFGEVINRENITELETYLPKEMIPLEYQFSAVNQCFFTMKKHGGFFLSDVVGLGKTVVGTLLIRQFLNAVDVQNRERKVLIITPPAIKSSWENIIERFDKDNTDPMAPHVTMITTGSIGKLIDDEEFEEALQEEIVGIEEFETPLDASNNYGLILIDESHKFRNSGTNMYQMLNQLIDDIYSNTGVYPYVGLLSATPQNNKPDDLKNQIYLFQRTPKESTLDKVEGRNLESFFTEINKKYDEIIKSPYAENWVGDSIEDFQKWKRKRDHDLHEISMELREKVLADVLVRRTRTDVKKYYAEDLTKQGIKFPEICGPHSLRYEMDEQLCHLFDETMNLIAPKPNFTFDDSEYLCYYRYRATEHLVSPENRKKYSTSNHDVGRVGKQLAKIMQISLVKRLESSFNAFKTSLYNLRRYTENMLIMLKEDCVFICPSLNINEELNTQKNGLSIEQCFDNIRKKIEKLNKEGRNEKNQNAEYKASDFKDEYKKLLEKDYQLIKMLCEKWQNNDYDPKLDNFKESINTVLFKKEMNTSGKLVIFTEALDTLKSLERAIKNKNHRPLVISAKNRKEKETIIRENFDANYEGEQKDDYDVIITTEVLAEGINLHRANVILNYDTPWNSTKLMQRIGRVNRIGSTNEKVHIFNFMPSAKGDHLINLVQKAHTKLQSFHTLFGEDSKIFSDAEKLSSYDDLKQFVEGEESPMQKYIGELKDYRDENPDRYQQIAEHSKALRVIVQGDNEAYFLVKNRKTRGLYIKHKNGDASPIPTLDFLEQFRANVIDKNELPFPENTAEIEEKVLLCFNRHFVKIAKVKESRPVKEAKKVIHELLANYDFNEKEEDLLNQAFYLLKKGDRSVAKIILAIDGYFKENALIKFTQEEAAKIISTRLNHILQGVEDKDGKAEILIGLITKPEK encoded by the coding sequence ATGATAAATAAATCTTATTGTAATACTTTGGTAGATAATTCTTCAGGATTAAAGATGTGTGATGTTCTTAATGATTATCTCCAGCAAAGTTCAGATTACAAGGAGTTTTGTATAGCTACGGGATATTGGGATTTGCCAGGTCTTTTACTCCTATTGCCTAATCTCATTGATTTTATTAAAAATGGAGGGAAGTTGAAAATACTTATAGGTAAAGAACCTATAGTACGTCCCTATCAGTTGAAGGACTTAGAGGAAGACGATAAAGTATTTCCAGATTTTTATATAAAAAGAGACATTGAACAATTAAATGATACCTATAGGGAATGTGCGGAATTTTTATTAGAAAACTGCACGGAAGATGAAAACTCTCCAGTTGAGATTAGAATTTATGGGCAGAATGAAAAACAGGCATTTTTGCATTCAAAAGCCTATATTTTTAGAAATTTATTAGGTACTAAATCTGTTGGGTTAATAGGTAGTTCTAACTTTACTAAGAAAGGACTGTTAGATAATTCAGAGCTTAATTATTTAGAAACAACGGCACATATTGTAGAATTTGATAATGAAAACTCTCCACTAAAAGGACATAAAAAGTGGTTTTATGAAAAATGGAATGAAAGTGAGCGATGGAATGGAAGGTTTATTAAGGAAGTTTTGATAAAAACATCAATAGGAGAAAAGGCTCAGAAGTCACTAGAAAAAAGAAAGAATAAACTTACGCCTTATGAGGTTTATATCAAGCTTTTGCAGCATGAATTTGGGGAAGTGATAAATAGGGAAAATATAACAGAGCTAGAAACATATTTGCCTAAGGAAATGATACCATTAGAATATCAATTTTCTGCTGTAAATCAATGTTTTTTTACAATGAAAAAGCATGGAGGTTTTTTTCTTTCAGATGTAGTAGGTTTAGGTAAAACAGTAGTGGGAACACTACTGATCAGGCAATTTTTAAATGCTGTTGATGTGCAAAATAGAGAAAGAAAAGTTTTGATTATTACCCCGCCTGCTATAAAATCAAGTTGGGAGAATATAATTGAACGGTTTGATAAAGACAACACAGATCCTATGGCACCTCATGTAACTATGATTACTACAGGGAGTATTGGGAAATTGATAGATGATGAGGAATTTGAAGAAGCCCTACAAGAAGAAATTGTAGGTATTGAAGAATTTGAAACACCGTTAGATGCCAGTAATAACTATGGTCTTATCTTAATAGATGAGAGTCATAAATTTCGAAATAGCGGGACAAATATGTATCAAATGTTGAATCAGTTGATAGATGATATTTACTCTAATACGGGTGTGTATCCTTATGTTGGATTGCTCTCTGCAACTCCTCAGAACAATAAGCCAGATGACTTAAAGAATCAAATTTATTTGTTTCAAAGAACTCCTAAGGAATCTACTTTAGACAAAGTTGAAGGAAGGAACTTGGAATCTTTTTTTACAGAAATCAATAAGAAATACGATGAAATTATAAAATCTCCTTACGCAGAAAATTGGGTGGGGGATTCTATAGAAGATTTTCAGAAATGGAAACGAAAAAGAGATCATGATTTGCATGAGATTTCTATGGAGCTAAGAGAGAAAGTTTTGGCAGATGTACTTGTTCGACGCACCAGAACAGATGTGAAAAAATATTATGCAGAAGATTTAACAAAGCAGGGAATAAAATTTCCAGAAATTTGTGGACCTCATAGTCTAAGGTATGAGATGGATGAGCAGCTTTGCCATCTGTTTGATGAAACAATGAATTTAATTGCTCCTAAACCTAATTTTACTTTTGATGATTCAGAGTATTTATGTTACTACCGCTACCGTGCAACAGAACATCTAGTCTCTCCAGAAAATAGAAAAAAATATAGCACAAGTAATCATGATGTGGGAAGAGTGGGAAAACAGTTGGCTAAAATAATGCAAATCTCACTCGTGAAGCGTCTTGAGAGTAGTTTTAATGCATTTAAAACTTCTCTATATAATCTGCGCCGTTATACAGAAAACATGCTTATTATGCTTAAGGAGGATTGTGTTTTCATTTGCCCTTCATTAAATATCAATGAGGAATTGAATACACAAAAAAACGGACTCAGTATTGAACAGTGTTTTGATAATATTAGAAAGAAAATTGAAAAGCTAAACAAAGAAGGGCGTAATGAAAAGAATCAAAATGCAGAGTACAAAGCCAGTGATTTCAAAGATGAGTATAAAAAACTTCTAGAAAAAGATTATCAGTTGATCAAAATGCTTTGTGAAAAATGGCAAAATAATGATTATGACCCAAAATTAGATAACTTTAAAGAGTCCATCAATACCGTATTGTTTAAGAAAGAAATGAACACTTCTGGTAAATTGGTGATTTTTACAGAGGCGTTAGATACCTTGAAATCTCTTGAAAGAGCAATCAAAAATAAAAATCATCGTCCGCTTGTGATTAGTGCTAAAAATAGAAAAGAAAAAGAAACTATAATTCGAGAAAATTTTGATGCAAACTACGAAGGGGAGCAAAAAGATGATTATGATGTAATCATTACGACAGAGGTGTTAGCTGAAGGGATAAATTTGCACAGAGCAAATGTGATTTTAAATTATGATACTCCATGGAACTCCACTAAACTAATGCAGCGTATTGGTCGAGTAAATCGAATAGGATCTACAAATGAAAAAGTGCACATCTTTAATTTTATGCCATCAGCCAAAGGCGATCATTTGATTAATCTAGTGCAGAAAGCTCATACCAAGCTACAAAGTTTCCATACATTATTTGGCGAAGATAGCAAGATATTTAGTGATGCAGAAAAATTAAGTTCATACGATGATTTAAAACAATTTGTAGAAGGAGAGGAATCTCCTATGCAAAAATACATAGGTGAATTGAAAGATTATAGAGACGAGAATCCAGATCGTTATCAACAAATAGCAGAACATTCAAAGGCATTAAGGGTTATTGTTCAAGGAGATAACGAAGCTTATTTTCTTGTGAAAAATAGAAAGACAAGAGGGTTGTACATTAAGCACAAAAATGGAGATGCTAGCCCTATTCCCACATTGGATTTTCTAGAGCAATTTAGAGCAAATGTTATCGATAAAAATGAATTGCCTTTCCCAGAAAATACAGCAGAAATAGAAGAAAAAGTCTTATTATGCTTTAATCGCCATTTTGTGAAAATTGCAAAAGTGAAGGAAAGTCGCCCAGTAAAAGAGGCTAAAAAAGTGATACACGAATTGCTTGCAAACTATGATTTTAACGAAAAAGAAGAAGATTTATTGAATCAAGCATTCTATTTACTTAAAAAGGGCGATAGAAGTGTGGCGAAAATCATTTTAGCCATAGACGGATATTTTAAAGAAAATGCGTTAATTAAATTTACGCAAGAAGAAGCGGCAAAAATTATTTCAACAAGATTGAATCACATATTACAAGGAGTCGAAGACAAAGACGGAAAAGCAGAAATATTAATTGGTTTAATTACAAAGCCTGAAAAATAA